A genomic segment from Torulaspora delbrueckii CBS 1146 chromosome 3, complete genome encodes:
- the TUB2 gene encoding beta-tubulin (similar to Saccharomyces cerevisiae TUB2 (YFL037W); ancestral locus Anc_8.27), with amino-acid sequence MREIIHISTGQCGNQIGAAFWETICGEHGLDFNGNYHGVDDLQKARLGVYFNEASSGKWVPRSVNVDLEPGTIDAVRNSNIGNLFRPDNYIFGQSSAGNVWAKGHYTEGAELVDSVMDVIRREAEGCDSLQGFQITHSLGGGTGSGMGTLLISKIREEFPDRMMATFSVVPSPKTSDTVVEPYNATLSVHQLVEHSDETFCIDNEALYDICQRTLKLSQPSYSDLNNLVSSVMSGVTTSLRYPGQLNSDLRKLAVNLVPFPRLHFFMVGYAPLTAIGSQSFRSLTVPELTQQMFDAKNMMAASDPRNGRYLTVAAFFRGKVSVKEVEDEMHKVQTRNSSYFVEWIPNNVQTALCSVPPKGLDMSATFIGNSTSIQELFKRVGDQFSAMFKRKAFLHWYTSEGMDEMEFSEAESNMNDLVSEYQQYQEATVEDDENIDYATEDQPIAENFE; translated from the exons ATGAGAGAGATT ATTCACATATCGACGGGTCAATGTGGTAACCAGATCGGAGCTGCGTTTTGGGAAACGATCTGTGGGGAACATGGATTAGACTTCAACGGGAATTACCATGGTGTAGATGATCTTCAGAAGGCGCGTTTGGGTGTTTATTTCAATGAGGCTTCTTCTGGGAAGTGGGTTCCACGTTCAGTGAATGTGGATTTGGAACCGGGCACTATTGATGCAGTAAGAAACTCTAATATTGGAAATCTGTTTAGACCGGATAACTATATCTTTGGACAGTCTTCTGCAGGGAATGTGTGGGCCAAAGGTCATTATACTGAAGGTGCAGAGTTGGTTGATTCTGTGATGGATGTTATCAGACGCGAAGCTGAAGGTTGTGATTCTTTGCAAGGTTTCCAGATTACTCACTCTCTTGGTGGTGGTACTGGTTCTGGTATGGGTACTTTGTTGATCTCCAAGATCAGAGAAGAGTTCCCAGATCGTATGATGGCTACTTTCTCGGTGGTTCCTTCACCAAAGACTTCTGACACTGTTGTGGAACCTTATAATGCGACTCTGTCTGTGCATCAGCTGGTTGAACATTCGGATGAAACTTTTTGTATCGATAACGAAGCGTTGTACGATATTTGTCagagaactttgaaattgagtCAACCTAGTTATAGcgatttgaacaatttggtGTCCAGTGTCATGTCTGGTGTTACGACATCGTTGCGTTATCctggtcaattgaactCTGATCTGAGGAAGCTTGCTGTTAATTTGGTTCCTTTCCCAAGATTACATTTCTTTATGGTTGGTTATGCACCTTTGACTGCGATCGGTTCACAATCTTTCCGTTCGTTAACCGTTCCAGAATTGACTCAACAGATGTTTGACGCCAAGAATATGATGGCTGCCTCCGATCCAAGAAACGGTAGATATTTGACTGTTGCTGCTTTCTTTAGAGGTAAAGTCTCTGTGAAGGAAGTCGAAGATGAAATGCACAAGGTTCAGACAAGAAACTCTTCGTATTTTGTAGAATGGATTCCAAATAATGTGCAAACAGCACTATGTTCTGTGCCACCAAAGGGTCTAGACATGTCTGCCACGTTTATCGGTAACTCTACATCGATCCAAGAGCTATTCAAGAGGGTTGGTGATCAATTTAGCGCCATGTTCAAAAGAAAAGCCTTCTTGCATTGGTACACGAGTGAAGGTATGGACGAAATGGAGTTTTCTGAAGCAGAGTCTAACATGAACGACTTGGTTAGCGAATATCAACAATACCAAGAAGCAACGGTCGAAGATGACGAAAACATCGATTACGCTACCGAGGACCAACCAATCGCtgagaattttgaataG